The Prionailurus bengalensis isolate Pbe53 chromosome B1, Fcat_Pben_1.1_paternal_pri, whole genome shotgun sequence genomic interval TTTtcaacagtacctggcacaggtGTTTTAATACGTGGTTGttgaattgaaaagaaaaacaacacgtTTTGAGCCCAATTATGGATAAGACATCGCTTTAATTTACTTATATACCCACAACCAGGTGATTAGACCCTCTAGGATGGCAGGAGACGCTGCATTACATCTTCAAAGCCATTGGACACGTGCTTTTCAAGGTTACTTTTTCGTGTTTGTGATAGGGTTCATAGCAGattcaaaagaatattttccagCTTGTTTGACATGAATTCTTCTAAGTGGATTGCCAACAGTACCTGTATTTCCTggcatatttaaataaacaacattaaaatcAGTCTGTGGTTATTAAACATTTGCGCGATGATCAGTGCTTCTAACATACGGAACTTGCACAAGGATCAGCAACAGTCTGAACACAGGTTCATCTACATGCCTCGTAAGTAGAATATTTAAAGCACGCAGTGTAGTGGCCGTAAATAAAAAATCGGAATGCCCCCCACTTCCAAAAGCCATTAGCAGTGCCTAAAATACCCGGGGCTTAGTTCGGTGTATCTGATACTGAATATGACTCAACTATTTTTAGATGTTGTTTCAGAAAGCAGCTGAGGCCTCGATTCTAACAGTGCTGAGATTTGGCAAATACACATAATTCGCAGTTTAGTTTCTGGAACTCTGATTGCAATGAAGCGTCCAAACTGGCTGACCTTCCAGGTCGCTCAGTTCTCATGTGAGGGACCAGTGGCAGCTAAGAAATGTATTCTCCCTCGGCCCACGAGTTCACTAGATGCTAGGTTTAGGTAAACATAGGGAGGGACTTCAGTGTCAAcgaaaaaaacaaaggcaacagcCTATCGTACAATTAATTTTGGCCACCCTATTTGAGAATTAGAAGCTTTTGAGGCGAACAGCCTGTGGATTTGGTGCCGTTGCTGGCCGCGCAGTCTTAGATGGTAAAATAGGATCCTGGTTTACCTGCGGCCTGGGTCTGCTCCCCTTCTTCCACTCGCTCCGATTATGTTAGCTGACCTGACCTAAACACTCTGCTCTTTCAGTAGAGACAACTGAGATGGAATCCCTtgaattaatttggaaaaaataaaatctagcaaAACAGCTCTCATCGATGTAATCACCAAAGTCAGCTGCACACCATTCATTAATTTCCGTTATGCCCAGACTAAGAGGATCCAAGTTTCTGGAATAGGATtgagagaagtggagagagaaaagcatgtTTCTTCCCATCCTGATCTGTCCTGGTGGTGTCTCGcttagcccatcacccactttgaAAAGGATGGAGAAAGCCCGCTGCAGTGAGGGGGACTCGTAGAAGAGCATGGAGAGAATAAAATGGGGGAGAAGTCACGTGCAGCAGTTGCTACGTCATTACAGTCGTAAAAGCAGGCCTCCACTCTCCTTGGAGTTGTGATCCGAAATGAGagcattatttttctaaaaactcaTTTGTGACCTTGAAATGTTTCTGGAAAGATAAAGGAAAGTTCTTCAGCTATTCAAGTATCAGTAGccatcattgtgtgtgtgtgtgtgtgtgtgtgtgtgtgtagacacacacacacacatatatgtggaCACTTTGCATCTGTTTCTTATGCAGGAAGGAGGCCTTGCAATATCTCATTCCTCTTCCCGCCTTCTCATTGCAGGTCCCGAAGCAAGTGGTCCTGTGCTTTCCCACCCCCAGGCAGGTCCAAGTAGTCATAAGGGGAAAGAGGCAAGTAAGGGAACCAGCAGAGcaccctcccgccccccgccccccagcctctgccctggaGCCACAGCTTCTGCCTGCTGGAGCTCTCCCTGCAGGCGTCAGTGCTGGAAGAAGGTTGAGGCAGGTTGAAGGAGAGGATGTGTTCCCAGAATCTGAAGGTGAAACtatggatactttttttttttcccatagaaacGTCATTATTCACTTGTGTTGAGTCATGCTGAGTACCATGCCTCAAGCATATGAGTTAGACCTTTTAATGGACTGTTCTAATGTCTAGATATTACAAAGTGTGCTCTTAGAAATGGTAGTTCTACCAGGCcattagcaaaacaaaaccaaataagaGTGATGTGTGATCAAATAGAGTTTGGAAAACACTTCCCTGGGTACCTCTCCTCTTCACTGCTTACAATGAgtattagcatattaaaggctctgagaaatcaCAAGTTTAAAAGGAGGAATCTGTTAACATTGCTTTTCCAGACCCTATATAAACAAAggcctgtgtcccccacccccatgaaaCCCTTAACATTTTAGGAATCCTGCCTTGTAGGACAGGTCCCCTACTATTTTCCATCAGAGCCCtgacagtaaaaacaaaacatggacaCTCAGTTAAGTTCGAATTTCAGATGAGCAATGAATAATTTTCAATGAAAGTATGTCCTCAACATGTCCCTGTAATtggttttattggttttattggttatatctgtttttattcaCTAAATCTAGAACCTACTTTGTGGGCAGCGACTCGGCCCTGCTTTTGTCGCGTTTAAAAGCAGCCCATAGACATGGCATGCGGAACGGtcctggctgtgttccagtacAACTTTATTTACGAACATAGAAACTTGACCTTCATACAATGTTCGTGCATcagaaaataccatttttcttCTGATACACTGTttgaaccatttaaaaatgtgaaagccaTTCTTAACTTGCAGGCTCTACAAAAACAGGGTGGGAGACTGATTTTGGCTTATGGGCTCTAGATTGCTATGCTATGAACACTTTCTGAACTCCCAGGATTTAAACTAGGGGCTTGTTGTAATACAAGTATGCAAGTATCCGTATCTGCCTTAGGGCTGATTCCTTACCTGCTGGTAGAGAATTGAgctttgagctctgcactggcctTCACCTGTTTCAGACCCACCTCTTTAAAGATACATCAGAGCTGAAGTGGGTCCtttatttggggtggggtggggggaacctgGCTTGGAAACCTCCCCAGTGTGACCGGTACTCAGCGGACTGTGTGGCCCCTCCACCTACCCAGAGCATGCCGACACCAGCCTAATACACAGTTTTAGACTGAATGCCTAGACCAACattttcactgtttaaaaaaattctaaggaaCCAAGTAGCAGCAAAAGGTTCAGTTCACAGgtaaaaagttaagaataaaaCCACAGTAACAAAGACTCACGTAAAACAGGAGTAACTCTTTCCCTTGAAATCATGGAATTATATTTGCACCGAGAGCCATGGGTCGGAAGGTGGTCAAGAGTAAGTTCTCCCACTGTTGGTTTGACCTCAAACCATTCTATGAAATAGGAAcacaaaaactgttagaaaatcACTACGGCCAGGGCCAGAATAAgacactgtaatttaaaaattaggcaaATTCTTTAGACATCTGTTTTATCATATTCTTAAGAGTGGTGTGAATATGAAGACTATTAACCTTCTCCCCACATTTTTCACATCTTTGATGCACAAGATAGTGGCTTTAAAAAAGTTACTTCAAAAAAACCCGTTATTTTAAAGACTATCTTTATGTTCTTAGTTCTTTTGATAAGTTTTTATTCAGTAATAATATGtatacagaaaagtaaacaaattatgTGTTTACAGCTTGATGAGTTTTTGGAATGAATACACTTGGGGTAGCCATCACCCAGGTCAAGAGATCATATATTACTAGTAAGTACCCCCCAAATCCCCTGCTTGTCTCTCCTACACAGTatcctaaaaagaaaatactgtattgACTTCTGTCATCACAGgttaaatgatttcttaaatattgtttatatttcataTGAACAACATGCAGTATCTGTTTGGCAAACctatttatgctttaaaaatagtgacttaaaattatttctttgtttccccTATTTCTCATTAACTAATTCTATAATTCTATCTATCACACTTGGATATCAACTTCCCTGTGCTTCTAAAGATCACTTACTGCTCCTCTGCAGCTTGAAGAAGAGTCTAAGGTTATTTCTACTTATCAGCCAGACCCTGTTCATGCTAAATACAGCTCTGGTCAGCAGCATCCTCAGAACTATAAttatcacagttcatgactttgagcttCAAATCAGCAGCCTCAAAGATCAAGATGGGTGATAACAGAATACTGTTGCAGAATCTGAAGGGTTGAGGTGATCCATGGCTAAAGAGAAAGTGTGCTCACAGGAGGACAAGAGAGATACAGGTTAACTTTGTGCAAAGATGGACTTTTAATTAGAAGGTTAAATAGAATACTTGTGTTTGGCTCTAGAAATCCCAATGAGAACCAGTGAGTGACAGTGATGGTGAGATAGACTAAGTATAAGCAAACATTCTGTATGAAAAATAATCGTATCTGATTTATGGTGTTAGAAATAAGGTAACTTGACAAAACTAAAATGCTGAAGTGCGGTAAGGGGCTGACAAGGAGCCGTCAGTGTTTTAGGGTCCTTATAGTTGGAGAAAGAGTAAAGACATTAATTTTAGACGAGGATAAGTCTGCATGGTAAAATTTCTAGAATGGCACTACAAagagtagaaatttaaaattttccaagtcagttttgggggggtggggggagacagtcTTTACAAAAAATTCAATCCAATcattgcaaaagaagaaaagataggtGAAACAATAACAAGAAAcggaaaaagaataaagagcacaAAATACCACGATAGACGTGAATGCAAATATAGCAGTAGGCGGTACTACTGAATTCCTAACAGTAAAAGTCACGGTGAATGAAATAAATAGGTCCGTGCAACAGGATACttcatagggggaaaaaatggcagGACTTGTTTACCAAGTGCCAACACTTGCTATAAAGCCATAGTAACTAAGATCGTACGGGTGATGAAGTTGCACACATTTAGACAAAATCAgctaggatatatatatatatatatatatatatatatatatatatatatatatatataggaaacaGGCCCAGATATACACAGAAACTTGGAAAGTTTGAGACATAAGGATACTACAAATCAGTGGGGAAAGAACAGACTATTCAAAAAATGGTTCTGAGACCATTGGTTCTCCATTTTAGTTGCAGACaaattaagatcttttttttttcaaattaagatCTTagactaaccccttatcagatacatgctttgcaaacactttttccccattttatagttcCCTTTTCactcttgtttcctttgctatgcaggaAGCACTTTAGTTTGATACAaccccatgtatttatttttgcttctgttgcctgTGTTTTGGATGTCATTTCCAAAAATTCATTGCCAATACCGAGAagctttttccctgtgttttcttctggcagttatatggtttcaggtctcatgtttaagttttttaatccatttgggtTTGATTTGGGGTGTGAGATTCTTCAAGTGGATATCCAATTTTCTCAGCATGATTATTGAGGAGATAGATTGTCCTTTCCCTATTGTGTGTTCTTGGCATCCTTATTCAAGATCAGGTGACTGtaaatgcatggatttatttctgggctcactgttctgtttcattggtttACATGGCtgttttttatgccagtaccttattgttttaatatagtttgaaatcaggaagtgtgatgcttccagctttgttctttcagAGAATTGCTTTGGGTTTTCAGgttcttttgtgattccatgtgGAAgtcaggattgttttttctatttctgtaaagacTGCCATTCAGTTTTGCGAGCTTGCATTGACTCCATGGATCAatttggtagtatggacattttaacaatattaattcttctaatccatgaacatggggtgtctttccatttatctgtgtcttctttccttcatcagtgtttaATACTTTATAAGGAAGTAATACCCAAAACGGATATTCATACAACTCAGTACTGAACaaagcaaataacccaattaaaaatggggcaAAGGACCTAAGTagatgtttctcaaaataaacacaaatggcaAACAGATGTATGAAAggtgcccaacatcactaatgaTGACCAATAATCAGGGACATGCaaccaaaaccacaataataTATCATCATACATCTGTCAAAATGGCTGctatcaaaaaagacaaaaagtgttCATGAGGatgtgagagaaaagagaacccttctACACTGTTgctggaatgtaaattggcacagccatcATGGAAGCAATATGGAGATTCTCTCCCAAATTAACTACcgtatgattcagcaatcccacttctaggtatatgtCCCAAGGAAACAGAATCAGTATCTCAGAGAAATATCTgcatccccatgttcactgcagcaatATTCACATTAGccaaagatacagaaacaacctaaatgtccaaaaaTGGATGACTGTATAgagaatatgtacatatatacatacacacatgcaaaccctcaaaatggaatattaatccgcctttaaaaagaaggaaatttggggggtgcctggatggctcagtctgttaagcttccaactcttggtttgggctcaggttatgatctcacggttcatggttagtgaggagcctgattgggattctctctctccccctctctctgcccctgcccactggcacagtctctttctcaaaatgaataaataataaatgaaaaggaaaatttatcatttgcaacaacacagataaaACTAGAGGAcgttatgctaagagaaataagccagacatggaaaaacaaatactgcatttCCACTTCTGTGTGGAATGTAAAACAGGCTCTTCGAAGCAGAGAGTGAAATGGTAATTTCTAaggatggggtggaggggcacGTGAGGAGATGCAGATCAGAGGTGCAAAGTCTCATGTGTGGCATGGTGTGGCATGTGGCATGGTGACTGCATCTAATTGTGTATTGTGTacctgaaatttgctaagagggtagaccTTAAGTGTACTCACTACACAGAGCaagcaaacaaggaaaaaagaaaaaggaagaaagaaagaaaacggcAACCTTGTGAGGAGAtggatattttaatgtttatttttgagagcgagagagcctgagcaggggacgggcagagcaaggggagacagaggatccaaagcggcctctgcgctgacagcagccagcccaattcagagcttgaactcaggaactgtgagatcgtggcctgagccaaagtcaaacgctcaactgattgagccacccaggcgctctgaacATGGATATGTTTGATTGCAGTGATCATTgaacaatgtatatgtatatcaaaacacCAAGttttacaccttaaatatatgtaatttctaTTTGTCActtatacctcagtaaagttgaaaaattattttaaatgaaaggctaacatagcaacatttttctaggtatgtctcctgaggcaagggaaataaaaacaaaaactctttggactacatcaaaattaaaagcttctgcacagcaaaggaaacagtccacaaaactaaaaggcagcctgctGAAtgagagaggatatttgcaaatgacatatccagtaaagggttagtattcaaaatatataaagaactgatacaactcaacacccaaaaaacaatccaatcaaaaaatgagcagagacatgaacagatgtttcttcaaagaagacatccagatggccaacggacacatgaaaagatgctcaatagcACTcgtcaccagagaaatgcaaatcaaaactacaatgagatgccacctcacacctttagtcagaatggctaaaataaaaaacacaagaaacaacaagtggtggtgaggatgtggagaaataggaacccttttgcactgttggtggaaacgcaaactggtgcagtcactctggaaaatgatatggaggttcctcaaaaggtgagaagtagaactgccctacaatccagtaattgcactactagatatttacccaaggcctacaaaaatactaattcaaagggatacatcaccccgatgtttatagcagcgttatttacaatagccaaatgatggaagcaGCCAAAGcatccatctatggatgaatggataaagacgatatggtgtgtatgtttatatgtatataaacataacgtgtatatgtatatatatatatatatatatatatatatatatatataggtatatatatgtatatatacatacatacaatgagttatcattcagccataagaaagaacgAAATCCTACcgtttgcaacatggatggagctcgATAGTacaatgttaagcaaaataagtcacccagagaaaggcaaataaatactatatgatttcactcatgtggaatttaaaaaacaaaaaaaaatgagcaaaggggaagaaaagacaaaacaactaAGAGACTCCTAACTACAAACAGATGgtcaccagaagggaggtgggtgtaggatggggaaataggtgatggggatgaaggatgCACTTGccatgagcactgggcgttgtatggaagcAATCACTaaatcgtacacctgaaactaatagaacattgTGTTAActgaaatcaaaatttttaaaaaatggaaaggctAAATCTTAGTCAAAGTAAGGAtaggagaatatttttataacctCATGATGCCAACAGTATTAATTATgaagtttgtgtttgtttttcatttctgccataacaaattaccataaagtTGGTGGCTTATGAACAATAGCCATCTTTACTCTCACAGTACAGAAGTCTATGGGCTTCTTTTTAGAGGCTCACCAGGCTGAAATCGAGATGTTAGCAGGGCCacattccttctggaagctctggggatgaatcctctcccatgctcattcaTGTTTTTGGCAGAATTTGGCTCCTTGCAATTCTAGGTCCAAAATCTGTCTTGTTGCTGGCCATCCCTGAGAGTTGTTTGAGGCCGTGCCCTCACCTTGTGCTCTCCAGGTGGCCTCTGTGGCAGTGGCAGGTTGAGGCCCTCCCACACTTCAAATTGTTCCTGCTTCTGCTGCACTCCTCTGAGTCCACTTGGAGAACCATCTCAgcttttaagggctcatgtgattagaCTGGATCCGCCTGAATAATCCAGCATAAACTCCCTATTTTGAGGTCTGTGACTTCTGCAAAGCCTCTTTTGCCATGTAATACAAcgtattcacaggttccaggttccaggGATTGGGGCATGAACAACATGGGAGACATTCTACCTAGTACAGAGTTTGATAAGATCTTCTCAATTAAGAAATACATGTGAATGAAGTTAAGAAGAACGTAAGTCGTGCgcataaacaaacttttttaagTCAAGGCAATGACAAAGGCTTCAGGACAATGGTTACTCTCAGAGGCAAGTATGAAGAAGGCGGTAAGAGCAGGACACCAGGAGAATATAAAGCTATGGGTAATGTTCCACGTCATAGATTATGCAGTGATACACAAATATTTAGtcattgtctttttaaagttgTACATCTACATTATATGCATGCATGAATCAGCAGAATTAGTGTTTAAAAACCTACAAAAGAATTTGACTATATAATTCCACAACAGGATTAATGACCTCAGTTCTTTTCTACTCACAAATTCATGAGTAAGAGcaaataaggaagagaaacaaaaaatgatagGCAGTGGGAGATGAACAGAGCAACAGGATGAAAATATCCAACTCACATTGTGAGGGGAAGTTACAGTTActgctctcctttccttccagagACTAGAGAGAAAATGGCTCTTTTCTTCAGAAAGTGGGGGTTCAAATGAGGGAGAAATCCTACCGACCTACAGCTGCCTCATTCTTGAATGGTTTTAGTGCCACGGTCATGATGAAGTCACTAAATGTCTGGAATCAAGGACTATAGAATTCTGAGACCAATGGTGTCCTAAGTTAAGTGTTAGTAAAGCAacaacaatgaaagaaagaaagttcacttattttgtttGTCACTTGTTGGGACTCTGATGGCAAATGCTTTGGATGCTTTGAGAATTATTTCAGTGATCTCTCTGGAAGATTGCCGTGGGTTGCCTCCATCTGCCTTACCTTACGTACCCAGTCTACATACCGAGGCTACTACAGGACAACCATGACCATGGTCTGGAAGTCATCTAGAGCAAATCATGGTAATCCAGGCTTTTCCTAAAGTACTTACATCCTGATGAAGTCTGAAATATTCTCATCCTCGTTAGTAACTTGATATTTGAACTTACTTCCCACAGAATTTTATGTGAACATAGTCACTCTTTTCTAAAAAGAGAAGTGTTAATATACTAAGTTAACctatgctttcatttaaaaaaaaaatgccgtaAACCACTCCAGTGATGATAAATCATTCCACTGCTAAGCATAAGAGAACCACTTTCCCTTTAAACCAGGGATAGAAAAAGCAGGGTTGGGACAAACAGTCGTCAACTTTTCTTTCATCTGTACTCAAGCATAGCCTCACTACGTTGGGAAGAATTCAGTTGACTATTTCCAAGGAAAACTTACTGGGATTCAGTTTTCTCCTTAATTTTCTCTGCAACATTTGTAAAAGGAAGAGGAATTCTACTTTAAGTTCATTGCTGAGCGTGTTGGGATTGCTTTTTATCTCTGATGACCTAATGTTATCTTTAATCGACTTGGAAGCTGTGGAGCTAGGAACCAGGGGCAGACGCATCTGGTAACTGTAGTCTGTGAAATTCACGAGGTCATCCTGGATACTTttaattctggaaagaaaaaaatattgttgacAAGCCATATTTTAGTAATGTGATTTATAttatcaaattttcattttaagttgtATCGCTAGAAGATTCCAAATGACTTACTCTCGATGCGTTAGCAAAGTATAAACCTCTTGTATTAGTATTTCAGGTACTCCAGCTTTGCAATGAATTGTTCCATGGATTAGCTCTTTAGGTAATTTAAGTCTTTTTCTTGCCAGGAACTTTAATAGTAGAAAGAAGGTATTTTCATTATAAGAAGTTACGTAAAAATCTTCATTTACTTTGTATTCACCttaaccccctttttttttgtctctcaactaatagtttttaattttaacatgttaattattaaaaaatatcgTTCAGCAAGAAAAGCAACCATTCTATCCTCCAATTTGAAATGAGTTTCATAAGTGACTCCTGACAAACTTTAATAACATTCATTTTAATACACGGAAACAAGCTGCCAGCTTCGTGGCACAGCCACACGCACGTGTGTGTAGATATCCACGACATCAGGAGTACaccatttaaaacacaaacttcTTAAAGTCGATGACTGCTAATTTACCTTCTCCAACTGTGCCCAGTTATCCAACTTGACTTTCAAAGAAGTTCCATTTTCAAAGGATGACAATTTAAGGTCCCTGGGGTAATATATAGTGAATATTTCTGCAATCAGGAAGCCATTTGAAAAATCCCTGATCcataatattaaagaaatgaaataaaatgtggttaCTTTTACAGTTTGTTTTATAATCAATTAACACCAATTTAAtattccacactgacagcaaatAACTTATAAAATTAGTTTTGTTGGATCATTGCTCTGAGGAAGACCTGCTATGGAATAGAATTTTAATAAGATTAGATACACACTAAAGGCTTTCGTGTTCTTTTTATGAACCCAAACTATTAATTTGTAttgaatcttcattttaacaagatccctaggTGATTCCGATGCACATTGAAAATTTCAGGCATGTCTCTATTAAGGAATATTGAAATTAGTAAACCAGAGTCTGCAAAAAAGTCATCGTCTTCATATTTATGGAAATTAGTTC includes:
- the SPATA4 gene encoding spermatogenesis-associated protein 4 isoform X2: MAAAGLGGRLLTLPAAALPKSPSLSLQAAASIRGKPKKYLVYPHPPKSSRLSPSVLRWLQGLDLTFFPRNVNRDFSNGFLIAEIFTIYYPRDLKLSSFENGTSLKVKLDNWAQLEKFLARKRLKLPKELIHGTIHCKAGVPEILIQEVYTLLTHREIKSIQDDLVNFTDYSYQMRLPLVPSSTASKSIKDNIRSSEIKSNPNTLSNELKVEFLFLLQMLQRKLRRKLNPKWFEVKPTVGELTLDHLPTHGSRCKYNSMISRERVTPVLLSPSDSGNTSSPSTCLNLLPALTPAGRAPAETFQGHK
- the SPATA4 gene encoding spermatogenesis-associated protein 4 isoform X4 — translated: MAAAGLGGRLLTLPAAALPKSPSLSLQAAASIRGKPKKYLVYPHPPKSSRLSPSVLRWLQGLDLTFFPRNVNRDFSNGFLIAEIFTIYYPRDLKLSSFENGTSLKVKLDNWAQLEKFLARKRLKLPKELIHGTIHCKAGVPEILIQEVYTLLTHREIKSIQDDLVNFTDYSYQMRLPLVPSSTASKSIKDNIRSSEIKSNPNTLSNELKVEFLFLLQMLQRKLRRKLNPKWFEVKPTVGELTLDHLPTHGSRCKYNSMISRERVTPVLHSGNTSSPSTCLNLLPALTPAGRAPAETFQGHK
- the SPATA4 gene encoding spermatogenesis-associated protein 4 isoform X3; the encoded protein is MAAAGLGGRLLTLPAAALPKSPSLSLQAAASIRGKPKKYLVYPHPPKSSRLSPSVLRWLQGLDLTFFPRNVNRDFSNGFLIAEIFTIYYPRDLKLSSFENGTSLKVKLDNWAQLEKFLARKRLKLPKELIHGTIHCKAGVPEILIQEVYTLLTHREIKSIQDDLVNFTDYSYQMRLPLVPSSTASKSIKDNIRSSEIKSNPNTLSNELKVEFLFLLQMLQRKLRRKLNPKWFEVKPTVGELTLDHLPTHGSRCKYNSMISRERVTPVLRNTGTVGNPLRRIHVKQAGKYSFESAMNPITNTKK
- the SPATA4 gene encoding spermatogenesis-associated protein 4 isoform X1, with protein sequence MAAAGLGGRLLTLPAAALPKSPSLSLQAAASIRGKPKKYLVYPHPPKSSRLSPSVLRWLQGLDLTFFPRNVNRDFSNGFLIAEIFTIYYPRDLKLSSFENGTSLKVKLDNWAQLEKFLARKRLKLPKELIHGTIHCKAGVPEILIQEVYTLLTHREIKSIQDDLVNFTDYSYQMRLPLVPSSTASKSIKDNIRSSEIKSNPNTLSNELKVEFLFLLQMLQRKLRRKLNPKWFEVKPTVGELTLDHLPTHGSRCKYNSMISRERVTPVLLSPSDSGNTSSPSTCLNLLPALTPAGRAPAGNTGTVGNPLRRIHVKQAGKYSFESAMNPITNTKK